The genomic segment CAATAACTATACCGGTATTTGAATGCCGGTATACAAATGGGCGTCGGGGTAGAGTGGGGGCATGGTTCGGACTCCTTTGACCCCGGAAGAGCGCGAGCGCGGCGAGCGTCTCGGGGTGCTTCTTCGTGAGGCCCGCGCGGAGCGGAGCATGGTTTCGGTCGCCGCGGAAGCGGGTCTCTCGGCGGAGACGCTGCGGAAGATCGAGACGGGGCGCGCACCCACCCCCGCGCTGTTCACGGTCGCGGCGCTGGCCTCCGTGCTCGGGCTCTCGCTGGACGAGCTGGTGCAGCGGTGCGAGCTGGTGGTGGCTTGAGTGAGGCCGTCATAAAACTGCATGTAGTCGTCCCGTAACACGTCTGGTGTTATCTTCCGGACCGGAAGACTCCAGGCTTCACGGGACGGTGCTGGTCAGATGGCAGTGGGACAACTCCCGGTTCAGGTCAGGGAGTTCGCGAGATACCTGAGTGAGCTGCTCGGGCGGCTCGACCAGTCGGCGGGCTGGTGCGGCGTGTTCTGGCAGCGCGATCCGGACGGCATGCGCGCCTGTCTGGAGGGCGCGGAGGTGCCGCCCTGGGACGTGGTGCAGGCGCTGCTCCACGACCTCGCGGCCGACCGCGGCCTCCCGGAGGCCGAGCGCGAGACCGACACGGCGCGCATGCTGCACCGGGCCTCCGTCGCCGCGTACGACGCCCGGCCCGGCGGCCGCGAGCTGCTCGGCGACCGGCTCGACATGATGCTCACGGAGCAGCGGATCGCCCTGGAGCGCCAGGCCGACCTGACGCGGCAGCTGGGCACGGCCGCCGACCCCGACGACATCGACCGCATCAACCTCGACCTCGCCTGGGTCCGCGACGACCACGACCGCGCGACGGCCCGCTGCGCCGAGATCCAGGCACGGATGGACCGCCTCGACGACGCGCAGCGGCCGTCGTGGGTCGACCTGGGCACGGCGGCGGGCGACGGACCGGGCGACGGACCGCACGTACCCCGGCAGGACCCCGCGCCCGCCGCGGAAGACCTCTACGGCACGGAGGACCTCTACGGCACGGAGGGCCCCTACGGCACGGAGGGCCCCTACAGCACGGAGGACCTCTACGACGCGGAGCCCCGGCCCGAACCGCCGCCCGAGCCCCGGCCCGAACCCGTGTCCGACGCCGTGCGCGAGCTCATCAAGCTGCGCGGCGAGGGCCGCAGCGGCGAGGCGCACGGCGTGCTCGTCGAGGCCGCCGGCTGGCCCGCGGAGCTGCTGCCCTCGTTCGCCGCCGAGCTGCACCGCGCGGGCCTCGCCGCCGACTGGGCGACGCTGCTGTGGGAGGCCGCCTCGCTGCCGCCGGACCGCCTCGTCGCCCTCGCGGACGCGCTGGCGGGAACCGGCCGCGCCGACGACTGCAGGAAGCTGCTGCGGCAGGGGGTCGCGCGTCCCGCGCCGGAGATCGCCGAGGCGATCGTCGCGCTGCTCGACGCGGGCCGCGAACGCGAGGCCCGCGCCCTGCTCGACTCGTACCTGCGCGTCCGCA from the Streptomyces venezuelae genome contains:
- a CDS encoding helix-turn-helix domain-containing protein, translating into MVRTPLTPEERERGERLGVLLREARAERSMVSVAAEAGLSAETLRKIETGRAPTPALFTVAALASVLGLSLDELVQRCELVVA